A single Thunnus thynnus chromosome 6, fThuThy2.1, whole genome shotgun sequence DNA region contains:
- the tnnc1a gene encoding troponin C type 1a (slow): MNDIYKAAVEQLTDEQKNEFKAAFDIFVQDAEDGCISTKELGKVMRMLGQNPTPEELQEMIDEVDEDGSGTVDFDEFLVMMVRCMKDDSKGKTEEELAELFRMFDKNSDGYIDLDELKMMLESTGEAITEDDIEELMKDGDKNNDGKIDYDEFLEFMKGVE, from the exons ATGAACGACATCTACAAGGCAGCG GTTGAGCAGCTGACAGACGAACAGAAAAATG AGTTCAAGGCCGCCTTTGACATCTTCGTACAAGATGCCGAGGACGGCTGCATCAGCACCAAGGAGCTGGGAAAAGTGATGAGGATGCTTGGCCAGAACCCCACAccagaggagctgcaggagatgaTTGACGAGGTGGATGAAGATG GGAGTGGCACGGTGGACTTTGACGAGTTCCTGGTCATGATGGTGAGGTGCATGAAGGACGACAGCAAAgggaaaacagaggaagaacTGGCAGAGCTGTTTCGCATGTTTGACAA GAACTCAGATGGTTACATTGACCTGGACGAGCTGAAAATGATGCTTGAATCTACAGGAGAAGCAATTACTGAGGACGACATCGAGGAGCTGATGAAAGATGGGGACAAGAACAACGATGGCAAAATTGACTACGATG AGTTCTTGGAGTTCATGAAGGGAGTGGAGTAA
- the LOC137184739 gene encoding dual specificity protein phosphatase 7-like, with the protein MSNVTPSKSVEWLQLQLESGGTSLLLLDCRSHELYESSHIETAINLAIPGLMLRRFKKGNIPIRTIIPNHEDKEKFIRRCKTDTVVLYDECTVDWQDSGAPASVLGLLLQKLWEDGCKAYYLEGGFVKFHTEYPEHCETLLDSSCPSSSPPLSVLGFGNLRISSDCSDGESDREPSSATESEESPIPSNQPAFPVQILPYLYLGCAKDSTNLDVLGQYNIKYILNVTPNLPNMFEHDGHFRYKQIPISDHWSQNLSQFFPEAISFIDEARSKQCGILVHCLAGISRSVTVTVAYLMQRLNLSLNDAYDFVKRKKSNISPNFNFMGQLLDFERTLGLHSPCDNRSTNEEQLFFTTPTNHNVFQLDTLEST; encoded by the exons ATGTCTAATGTGACGCCGAGCAAAAGCGTGGAATGGCTGCAACTCCAGTTAGAGTCCGGAGGCACTTCTCTGCTCCTGCTGGACTGCCGTTCACATGAGCTTTATGAATCATCCCATATAGAGACCGCCATAAACCTTGCCATACCAGGATTGATGCTCCGGAGGTTCAAAAAGGGCAACATACCTATCCGGACTATCATCCCCAACCATGAGGATAAAGAGAAGTTCATAAGACGGTGCAAGACGGACACGGTCGTCCTGTACGATGAGTGCACAGTGGACTGGCAGGACAGCGGAGCTCCAGCGTCCGTTTTGGGTCTGCTTCTTCAGAAACTCTGGGAAGACGGCTGTAAAGCGTATTACCTGGAAG GTGGATTTGTAAAGTTCCACACAGAGTACCCAGAACACTGTGAGACGCTTCTCGACAGCTCCTGTCCgagctcctctcctccactgTCTGTTCTCGGTTTTGGAAATCTTCGGATCAGCTCCGATTGTTCCGACGGGGAGTCCGATCGAGAGCCGAGCAGTGCCACGGAGTCCGAGGAGAGCCCCATCCCCAGCAATCAGCCTGCCTTCCCTGTCCAGATCTTGCCCTACCTTTACCTGGGCTGCGCCAAAGACTCCACTAACCTAGACGTGCTGGGCCAGTACAACATCAAGTACATCCTGAATGTCACGCCCAATCTACCCAACATGTTTGAACACGACGGTCACTTCAGGTACAAACAGATCCCCATTTCGGACCACTGGAGTCAGAACCTGTCCCAGTTCTTCCCAGAGGCCATATCATTTATAG ACGAGGCTCGGTCTAAGCAGTGCGGCATCCTGGTCCACTGTCTGGCAGGCATCAGTCGCTCAGTCACCGTCACTGTGGCTTACCTGATGCAAAGACTCAACCTCTCTCTCAACGATGCGTATGACTTTGTCAAGAGGAAGAAGTCCAACATTTCCCCAAACTTCAACTTCATGGGTCAGCTCCTGGACTTTGAGAGGACGCTGGGGCTGCACAGCCCCTGTGATAACCGTTCCACCAATGAGGAGCAGCTCTTCTTCACCACGCCGACCAATCACAACGTCTTCCAGCTGGACACACTGGAGTCAACATGA